A genomic segment from Methanomicrobiales archaeon encodes:
- a CDS encoding IS5 family transposase, producing MKGNKLSALVDQQGLPLACLVAPANIHDSQLYAPTVAAFAIPGTTEKPAVISADAAYDSHEIRQYSRKRGIKSNIPVNPRSRKSPKRGRPVWFNRDLYKKRGAIERFFSWIEAFKKLVPRYERYEHSFLGLIYLACAVMIGRVLG from the coding sequence GTGAAAGGGAATAAGCTCAGCGCCCTGGTCGATCAACAGGGACTCCCTTTGGCCTGTCTGGTCGCTCCGGCGAATATCCACGATTCACAGCTCTATGCACCAACGGTTGCCGCATTCGCGATTCCCGGAACCACGGAGAAGCCTGCAGTCATCTCCGCAGATGCAGCCTACGATTCCCACGAGATCCGACAATACTCGAGAAAACGAGGTATCAAGAGCAACATTCCCGTCAATCCGAGAAGCCGGAAATCCCCCAAGCGAGGACGACCGGTCTGGTTCAATCGGGATCTCTACAAGAAACGAGGGGCGATTGAACGGTTCTTCAGCTGGATCGAGGCCTTCAAGAAGCTGGTTCCTCGCTACGAACGGTACGAACATTCATTCCTGGGGCTCATATATCTGGCCTGTGCCGTGATGATCGGGAGAGTTTTGGGATGA